From a region of the Neobacillus niacini genome:
- the yqfC gene encoding sporulation protein YqfC codes for MAKKWGLRVRNWMAQKMDLPQDVMMDLPRITMIGQIHIYIENHRGLITFTDKELRLLLKQGQLQIRGKSFVIKTILPEEILLEGKIDQVLYINENPGGTK; via the coding sequence ATGGCAAAAAAATGGGGCCTGCGTGTCCGGAACTGGATGGCACAAAAAATGGATCTTCCTCAAGATGTCATGATGGATTTGCCGCGAATCACAATGATTGGGCAAATCCATATTTACATTGAGAATCATAGAGGGTTGATCACCTTTACTGATAAAGAATTACGGCTGTTGTTAAAGCAGGGTCAATTACAAATAAGAGGAAAGTCTTTCGTAATCAAAACCATTTTACCTGAAGAAATTTTGCTTGAAGGAAAAATTGATCAGGTCCTATATATAAATGAAAATCCAGGAGGAACAAAATGA
- the yqfD gene encoding sporulation protein YqfD, whose product MKNQWIEFISGKVTVKVSGRGIERFINVLIRNGLIVWNVKRHGTETITFTMRLQDALKIRRYARERECSITFLKRAGMPFLFKRLLKNSGFVGGAILFLLLIMFLSNVIWGIEIKGAKPATEYQIRKELDKMGVKIGKVQFFVDNVEAIQRKLTNNVGNLTWVGVELKGTTYHLQVVEKKEPEKPEQLAPQNLVAKKKAVIDSMYVETGQKMVDIHDHVEAGQLLVSGVIGKDGQTQQVAAVGEVWGETWYKSHVELPLTTKFFVFNGQEKQKFSIILGKLEIPIWGFGKPEFQEFELDKNMKKIHFLKWELPISIGNETLRAREETIRTYTEKEAENNALELAKDKIKSGLDEEAIIKDQKILHKELKNGKVILDIHFKIIENIAVGQPIPKETTE is encoded by the coding sequence ATGAAAAACCAATGGATCGAATTCATATCTGGCAAGGTTACGGTTAAAGTATCAGGAAGAGGCATAGAAAGATTCATAAATGTCTTAATCAGAAACGGTCTGATTGTATGGAATGTAAAACGACATGGGACTGAAACGATAACCTTTACAATGAGACTACAGGATGCATTAAAAATTCGGCGATATGCAAGAGAAAGAGAATGCTCAATTACATTCTTAAAAAGGGCGGGTATGCCTTTTTTATTTAAACGCTTATTGAAAAATAGTGGCTTTGTTGGCGGGGCTATTCTCTTTCTACTATTGATTATGTTTTTATCGAATGTCATTTGGGGAATTGAAATAAAAGGAGCAAAGCCAGCTACAGAGTATCAGATTCGTAAAGAATTGGACAAGATGGGAGTGAAAATAGGAAAAGTCCAATTTTTTGTGGATAACGTAGAAGCAATTCAAAGGAAATTGACAAATAATGTTGGTAACCTTACTTGGGTAGGTGTGGAGTTAAAAGGGACAACCTACCACCTTCAAGTGGTTGAGAAGAAAGAACCTGAAAAGCCAGAACAACTTGCCCCACAAAACCTGGTTGCAAAAAAGAAAGCGGTCATTGACTCCATGTATGTTGAAACTGGACAAAAAATGGTCGATATACATGACCATGTAGAAGCTGGGCAATTGCTAGTATCCGGGGTCATTGGAAAAGATGGGCAAACACAGCAGGTTGCAGCCGTTGGAGAGGTTTGGGGGGAAACGTGGTATAAGAGCCATGTTGAATTGCCATTGACCACCAAATTCTTTGTATTCAATGGTCAGGAAAAGCAAAAGTTCTCGATAATCTTAGGAAAGCTAGAAATCCCTATTTGGGGTTTTGGTAAACCCGAATTCCAGGAATTCGAATTGGACAAGAATATGAAGAAAATTCATTTCCTTAAATGGGAGCTGCCTATTTCGATTGGAAATGAAACATTGAGAGCGCGCGAAGAGACAATCAGAACGTATACGGAGAAAGAAGCAGAAAATAATGCACTTGAATTAGCAAAAGATAAAATAAAAAGTGGGTTGGATGAAGAAGCTATCATTAAAGACCAAAAAATTTTACACAAAGAGTTGAAAAATGGTAAAGTTATCCTAGATATCCATTTTAAGATAATCGAAAATATAGCGGTTGGACAACCAATACCTAAGGAGACTACTGAATGA
- a CDS encoding PhoH family protein — MTVNLKTINVQLENPTEAIALLGNADSNLKIIEEELQVSIVTRGESVSLSGDEERVVLASQILDKLIFVIRKGVTISQRDVLSAIQMAQKGTLDYFDNLYDEEIAKNVKGKVIRIKTLGQRQYIMAIRQNDLVFGIGPAGTGKTYLAVVMAVNALKNGQVNKIILTRPAVEAGESLGFLPGDLKEKVDPYLRPLYDALNDILGAEHTQRLIERGTIEIAPLAYMRGRTLDDAFVILDEAQNTTHAQMKMFLTRLGFGSKMVITGDQTQIDLPKGAKSGLIAAEKILLGVNGISFVFLEQSDVVRHPLVGRIIEAYEKKPLQT, encoded by the coding sequence ATGACAGTTAACTTAAAAACAATAAATGTACAACTTGAAAATCCAACAGAAGCGATAGCTCTCTTAGGCAACGCGGATTCAAATTTAAAGATAATTGAAGAAGAATTACAAGTATCTATCGTCACACGCGGCGAGTCAGTTAGCTTATCTGGTGATGAGGAAAGAGTAGTACTTGCCAGTCAAATTCTTGATAAGCTTATTTTTGTCATTAGAAAGGGTGTAACCATTAGCCAAAGAGATGTCCTGTCAGCGATACAAATGGCGCAAAAAGGTACGCTGGATTATTTTGATAATCTCTATGATGAGGAAATTGCTAAGAATGTAAAAGGAAAAGTTATTCGTATCAAGACGCTTGGACAAAGACAATATATAATGGCCATCAGACAAAATGATCTCGTATTTGGCATTGGTCCTGCAGGAACAGGAAAAACGTATTTAGCCGTGGTTATGGCGGTCAATGCGTTAAAGAATGGGCAAGTCAATAAGATCATTCTTACGCGACCTGCGGTGGAGGCTGGAGAAAGCCTTGGATTTTTACCAGGTGATCTAAAAGAAAAGGTTGATCCTTATTTACGCCCCTTATATGACGCTCTGAATGACATTCTCGGTGCTGAACATACACAAAGATTAATTGAACGGGGAACCATCGAAATCGCTCCTCTAGCCTACATGAGGGGTCGGACATTAGACGATGCCTTCGTGATATTAGATGAAGCTCAAAATACAACCCACGCCCAAATGAAGATGTTCTTAACACGTCTTGGCTTTGGTTCAAAAATGGTGATTACTGGTGACCAAACACAAATAGATTTACCAAAAGGGGCTAAGTCCGGATTAATCGCTGCCGAGAAAATCTTGTTGGGGGTCAATGGAATTTCCTTTGTTTTCTTAGAACAAAGTGACGTTGTTCGTCATCCTTTAGTAGGCAGAATCATTGAAGCATATGAAAAGAAACCATTGCAAACTTAA
- a CDS encoding HD family phosphohydrolase: MKKIQQYLIQIKKLLDYTFFRMLVFVVIGVILFISMYGNVKPEKLDISLLTVADKTIRSPATVEDKISTEKKRQDALDQVQDVYTLKKEYSTNQVDLITSIFDSASEVNDEIEDETKKLGVLDKDPFEVIEPTVEEKVTMLKEKLTDRVIKDLSERVFNALVQASNDELSIAKDLTVTAINNVMNKRISADDVENAKKSLEEELKFTTLNNDLKNAAIELGRYAVIQNEFYDPEATEELRKQAAESVEPVKILQGQIIIEEGKLIRQEEFRQLELVGLLDNKQSYKPFIGLMILISIILTSIYFYFYQLKEHPEKRQTNLLLFGIVFILTFFILKLISMLQIFNYSGIGYLFPAAMGGMLIKILIDEKLAILSSIIFSIFGSILFNEGVSGTLNFSVGIYILFSALAGVLFLSGQNQRSKILQAGSLAAAVNLFTIWALMFLPNGQFSGLEIGYYILTAIFSGIGSAVLTMGLLPLLETSFGILSTMKLIELSNPNHPLLRKILMEAPGTYHHSVMVANLADAACEAIGANGLLARVGCYYHDIGKTKRPNFFIENQMHHDNPHDRLQPDKSANIIISHVTDGSAILKKYNMPKEIIQIAEQHHGTTLLKFFYHKALQDGEKVNEEDYRYPGPKPQTKESAIVGIADSVEAAVRSLNQPTPETIESLVKKIVADRLQDGQLNECDLTLKELETVSHSFCETLKGIFHSRIEYPEMTKKAVEV, encoded by the coding sequence TTGAAAAAAATACAGCAATACTTAATTCAAATAAAAAAGCTTCTAGATTATACCTTCTTCAGAATGTTAGTCTTTGTTGTTATAGGTGTAATCCTATTTATCTCTATGTATGGAAATGTAAAGCCAGAGAAACTTGATATAAGTCTTTTAACGGTAGCAGATAAAACCATTCGATCTCCAGCAACAGTTGAAGATAAAATCAGTACAGAAAAAAAACGTCAAGATGCATTGGATCAAGTTCAGGACGTGTATACATTGAAAAAGGAATATTCCACAAATCAAGTAGATTTAATTACCTCGATATTTGACTCAGCCTCGGAGGTAAATGATGAAATAGAGGATGAAACGAAAAAACTAGGTGTACTTGATAAAGACCCTTTTGAAGTGATTGAACCAACTGTTGAAGAAAAAGTGACTATGTTAAAGGAGAAATTAACAGATCGTGTAATTAAGGATCTTTCAGAGCGTGTTTTTAATGCACTGGTACAAGCTAGCAACGATGAATTATCGATTGCAAAGGATCTAACGGTGACAGCTATAAATAATGTGATGAACAAACGAATTTCTGCGGATGACGTAGAAAATGCAAAAAAAAGTTTAGAGGAAGAATTAAAATTTACCACCTTAAATAATGACTTGAAAAATGCAGCGATAGAATTAGGTAGGTATGCTGTCATACAGAATGAATTTTATGACCCAGAGGCAACCGAAGAGCTGCGAAAGCAAGCAGCGGAATCAGTTGAACCGGTAAAAATCCTGCAAGGGCAAATTATTATTGAAGAGGGTAAATTAATTCGTCAGGAAGAATTTCGCCAGCTAGAACTAGTTGGTCTATTAGATAATAAGCAATCATACAAACCGTTCATTGGTTTAATGATTCTTATATCAATTATCCTGACCTCAATTTACTTTTATTTCTATCAATTAAAGGAACATCCAGAAAAAAGACAGACAAATCTTCTCCTGTTTGGGATTGTTTTTATTTTGACGTTTTTCATATTGAAACTTATCAGTATGCTGCAAATTTTTAACTATTCAGGTATTGGTTACTTATTCCCTGCTGCTATGGGTGGAATGCTAATCAAGATATTAATAGATGAGAAGTTAGCGATTCTCTCCTCCATTATCTTTTCGATTTTTGGAAGTATCTTATTCAATGAAGGGGTCTCTGGAACACTAAATTTTTCAGTAGGAATTTATATATTGTTTAGTGCGCTAGCAGGTGTGCTCTTTTTAAGCGGGCAGAATCAGCGCTCAAAAATCCTTCAAGCGGGATCACTTGCGGCTGCTGTAAATCTATTCACCATTTGGGCACTAATGTTTTTGCCTAATGGACAATTTTCTGGTTTAGAAATTGGGTATTATATTTTAACAGCCATTTTTTCAGGAATAGGTTCAGCTGTCCTGACAATGGGGTTATTACCGCTTTTGGAGACTAGCTTTGGTATTCTTTCAACTATGAAGTTAATTGAGCTTTCTAATCCAAATCATCCGCTTTTACGGAAAATATTAATGGAAGCACCTGGTACCTATCACCATAGTGTGATGGTGGCAAACTTAGCAGATGCGGCATGCGAAGCGATAGGAGCAAATGGTTTATTAGCCAGAGTAGGCTGTTATTATCATGATATCGGTAAAACAAAACGGCCAAACTTTTTTATAGAAAACCAAATGCATCATGACAATCCACATGATCGATTGCAACCGGATAAAAGTGCTAATATCATTATTTCACACGTGACAGATGGGTCAGCTATATTAAAAAAATACAATATGCCAAAAGAAATTATTCAAATTGCTGAACAACATCATGGTACGACACTTTTGAAGTTCTTTTACCATAAAGCGCTTCAAGATGGAGAAAAGGTAAATGAAGAGGATTACCGATATCCTGGACCAAAACCACAGACAAAAGAATCTGCTATTGTAGGCATTGCAGATAGTGTAGAAGCAGCGGTTAGATCTCTGAATCAGCCTACACCGGAAACCATCGAGTCGCTTGTTAAGAAGATTGTTGCCGACCGACTCCAGGATGGCCAACTAAATGAATGTGATTTAACATTGAAAGAATTAGAAACTGTATCCCACTCTTTTTGTGAAACCTTAAAGGGAATTTTTCACTCTAGAATTGAATATCCAGAAATGACAAAGAAGGCGGTTGAAGTATGA
- the ybeY gene encoding rRNA maturation RNase YbeY: protein MNKLMIDLVDETDHLSDEQMEDIEKLLNFAAEKENVEDNSEVSVTFVSNERIHEINREYRDKDAPTDVISFAMEELGEGEIELIGAELPRVLGDIIISIPKAEEQAKEYGHSFIRELGFLSVHGFLHLLGYDHMEKEEEEKMFARQKEILDAYGLTR, encoded by the coding sequence ATGAACAAATTGATGATTGATTTAGTAGATGAAACGGATCACTTGTCAGACGAGCAGATGGAAGACATTGAAAAACTATTGAATTTTGCAGCTGAGAAAGAAAATGTCGAGGACAATAGTGAGGTTTCAGTTACATTTGTGTCTAATGAAAGAATTCACGAAATTAACCGTGAATATAGAGACAAGGACGCCCCTACGGATGTGATTTCATTCGCGATGGAAGAGCTTGGTGAAGGTGAAATCGAATTGATAGGGGCAGAGCTTCCTCGTGTCCTAGGAGATATCATCATCTCCATCCCAAAGGCTGAAGAGCAGGCCAAGGAATATGGACATTCCTTTATCCGTGAACTTGGGTTTTTATCTGTACACGGCTTTCTTCATCTTCTTGGGTATGACCATATGGAAAAGGAAGAGGAAGAAAAAATGTTCGCTCGACAGAAGGAAATCTTAGACGCTTATGGACTCACGAGATAA
- a CDS encoding diacylglycerol kinase family protein, which produces MDSRDKNVHLWKSFSFAIAGIKKALWSERNMRIHFFVSLIAIGCSIFFSISKWEWLFVIVAIGGIFSLEMVNTAIERVVDLVTEDYHPLAKQAKDLAAGAVFIYAITAVVIGTIIFLPYFFRWLI; this is translated from the coding sequence ATGGACTCACGAGATAAGAATGTTCATTTATGGAAGTCCTTTTCTTTTGCCATAGCCGGTATTAAGAAAGCTCTTTGGTCTGAGAGAAATATGCGTATCCATTTTTTTGTATCTTTAATCGCTATTGGCTGTTCCATTTTTTTTTCAATTAGTAAATGGGAATGGTTATTTGTTATTGTAGCTATAGGTGGAATCTTCTCGTTAGAAATGGTGAACACAGCAATTGAGCGTGTTGTTGATTTAGTGACAGAGGATTATCACCCACTTGCTAAACAGGCAAAAGACCTGGCGGCCGGAGCAGTGTTTATTTATGCTATTACAGCGGTTGTAATTGGAACCATCATCTTCTTACCATATTTTTTTAGATGGCTAATTTGA
- a CDS encoding cytidine deaminase, giving the protein MNIEKLIEESKKAREKAYVPYSKFGVGAALLTTDGKVYHGCNIENAAYSMCNCAERTALFKAYSEGDREFSMLAVVADTDRPCSPCGACRQVISELCHKDMKVVLTNLKGDILEITVAELLPGAFSPEDLNAE; this is encoded by the coding sequence TTGAACATCGAGAAATTAATCGAAGAATCAAAGAAAGCAAGAGAAAAAGCATATGTTCCTTATTCTAAATTTGGGGTAGGAGCAGCGTTATTAACAACAGATGGAAAAGTATATCATGGATGTAATATTGAAAATGCCGCTTATAGCATGTGCAATTGCGCTGAACGTACTGCATTGTTTAAAGCTTATTCAGAAGGTGATCGAGAATTCTCAATGCTTGCAGTTGTGGCTGATACTGACCGCCCTTGCTCGCCATGTGGGGCATGCCGACAGGTAATCTCGGAACTTTGTCACAAAGACATGAAGGTTGTGCTAACTAACCTAAAAGGTGACATTTTAGAAATTACGGTAGCAGAATTACTTCCAGGTGCCTTTTCTCCGGAGGATTTAAATGCTGAGTAA
- the era gene encoding GTPase Era: protein MLSNDSKGYKSGFISIIGRPNVGKSTFLNRVIGQKIAIMSDKPQTTRNKIQGVLTLDDTQMVFIDTPGIHKPKHKLGDFMMKVAQNTLKEVDLILFMVNAEEGFGRGEEFILEKFETINTPIFLVINKIDQIHPDELLPLIESYKEKYPFKEIVPISALEGNNVERLLEQIKVYLPEGPQYYPADQVTDHPERFIITELIREKALHLTREEIPHSLAVVLDKMERQHGGKDIIHVMATVIVERDSQKGIIIGKQGSMLKEIGKRARVDIENLLGSKVFLELWVKVQKDWRNKMSQLRDYGFNEDEY from the coding sequence ATGCTGAGTAATGATAGTAAAGGTTATAAATCAGGTTTTATATCAATAATTGGACGTCCAAATGTAGGAAAGTCAACATTTCTTAACCGAGTTATTGGTCAGAAGATTGCCATTATGAGTGATAAACCACAAACTACTCGTAATAAAATTCAGGGTGTATTGACGCTAGATGATACCCAAATGGTGTTTATTGACACACCAGGGATTCATAAGCCAAAACATAAACTAGGCGACTTTATGATGAAAGTTGCACAAAACACATTAAAAGAAGTTGATTTAATCCTATTTATGGTAAACGCTGAGGAAGGATTTGGGCGTGGGGAAGAATTTATTCTTGAAAAGTTCGAAACCATTAACACACCTATCTTCCTTGTTATAAATAAAATTGATCAAATACACCCAGATGAATTACTTCCATTAATTGAATCATATAAAGAAAAATATCCTTTTAAGGAGATTGTTCCAATTTCAGCACTTGAAGGAAATAATGTGGAACGATTATTAGAACAAATTAAAGTTTATTTACCTGAGGGGCCTCAGTATTATCCGGCTGATCAAGTAACCGATCATCCAGAAAGATTTATTATCACAGAATTAATCCGAGAGAAAGCGCTGCACTTAACTCGTGAAGAAATTCCTCATTCCCTTGCTGTTGTTCTAGATAAAATGGAACGTCAACACGGTGGTAAGGATATTATTCATGTAATGGCTACTGTCATTGTGGAGAGAGATTCTCAAAAGGGCATTATTATTGGGAAACAAGGGAGCATGCTTAAGGAAATAGGAAAACGTGCCCGTGTAGATATTGAAAATCTTTTAGGGTCAAAAGTTTTCTTGGAGCTTTGGGTTAAAGTTCAAAAAGATTGGCGGAATAAAATGTCCCAGCTACGCGATTATGGCTTTAATGAAGATGAATATTAA
- a CDS encoding YqzL family protein: protein MMDFTWKVFLQTGNIDTYLLYKELEKENQEIPGNQNEDLAQMDFPVS, encoded by the coding sequence ATGATGGATTTTACGTGGAAAGTATTCCTACAGACAGGTAATATTGACACTTATCTTCTCTATAAAGAGCTCGAGAAGGAAAACCAAGAAATACCCGGAAATCAGAATGAAGATCTAGCGCAAATGGATTTTCCCGTTTCATAA
- the recO gene encoding DNA repair protein RecO, which produces MLQKCEGIVIRTTDYGETNKIITLYTREWGKIGVMARGAKKPNSQLSSITQLFTHGYFLVQRGTGLGSVQQGEMITSLRGIGEDIFLTAYASYIVELTDKCTDDRKPNPFHFELLFQTLNYLNEGYDPDILMNIYEMKMLNVLGLHPILNQCSVCGSTDGLFSFSIREGGLICHRCIEKDPYHYKLSPSSVKLLRLFYYFDLSRLGNISVKQETKDELKQVITAYYEEYSGLYLKTKKFLQSMEKFRNQI; this is translated from the coding sequence ATGCTCCAAAAGTGTGAAGGCATTGTCATTAGAACTACAGATTATGGTGAAACCAATAAAATCATTACGTTATATACAAGGGAATGGGGGAAGATCGGTGTTATGGCTAGAGGAGCAAAAAAGCCTAATAGCCAGCTTTCCTCCATTACCCAGCTTTTTACCCACGGTTACTTTCTAGTCCAAAGAGGAACTGGATTAGGCAGTGTACAGCAGGGAGAAATGATTACCAGCCTCCGCGGGATTGGTGAAGATATATTCCTAACGGCATATGCAAGTTATATTGTTGAATTGACTGATAAATGTACCGATGATAGAAAACCAAACCCATTTCATTTCGAACTTCTGTTTCAAACCCTTAATTATTTGAATGAAGGATATGATCCAGATATTCTGATGAATATCTATGAAATGAAAATGCTGAATGTATTGGGCTTACACCCAATTCTAAATCAATGTTCCGTTTGCGGCAGCACAGACGGACTTTTTTCTTTTTCCATTCGGGAAGGTGGACTTATATGCCACCGATGTATAGAAAAAGATCCATACCATTATAAATTATCGCCATCCTCTGTAAAATTATTACGTCTATTTTATTATTTTGATCTCTCGAGATTAGGAAACATCTCCGTAAAGCAAGAAACTAAGGATGAGTTGAAACAGGTTATCACAGCATACTACGAAGAATATTCCGGTCTTTATTTAAAAACAAAGAAATTTCTTCAATCAATGGAAAAATTTCGAAATCAAATATAG
- a CDS encoding glycine--tRNA ligase, giving the protein MKVSMEQIVSHAKHRGFIFPGSEIYGGLANTWDYGPLGVEFKNNIKQAWWKKFVQESPYNVGLDASILMNPRTWEASGHIGNFNDPMIDCKNCKARHRADKLIENALDEKGIEMIVDGLPFDKMEELVKEHNIACPDCGSHDFTGIRQFNLMFKTFQGVTESSTNEIFLRPETAQGIFVNFKNVQRTMRKKLPFGIAQIGKSFRNEITPGNFTFRTREFEQMELEFFCKPGEELTWFDYWKNFAEQWLHSLGLNKENLRLRDHSEDELSHYSNATTDFEYKFPFGWGELWGVASRTDYDLKQHMQFSGEDFNYIDPETNERFIPFCIEPSLGADRVTLAFLIDAYDEEQLEDGTSRTVMHFHPALAPFKAAVLPLSKKLSEEAKEVFQTLAKHFSVDYDEAGSIGKRYRRHDEIGTPFCITYDFDSKEDNMVTIRDRDTMEQTRVPIAELVTFIQEKIMF; this is encoded by the coding sequence ATGAAAGTATCAATGGAGCAAATTGTTTCTCACGCGAAACATAGAGGATTTATTTTTCCAGGTTCAGAAATCTACGGCGGTCTGGCAAATACATGGGATTACGGTCCACTTGGAGTAGAATTTAAAAACAACATCAAACAAGCTTGGTGGAAAAAATTTGTTCAAGAGTCACCTTACAATGTCGGATTAGATGCAAGCATTTTAATGAACCCAAGAACGTGGGAAGCTTCAGGTCATATCGGTAACTTTAACGACCCAATGATTGATTGTAAGAACTGTAAAGCCAGACATCGTGCTGATAAGTTAATTGAAAATGCTCTTGATGAAAAGGGCATTGAGATGATCGTTGATGGACTTCCATTTGATAAAATGGAAGAGCTAGTAAAAGAACATAATATCGCTTGCCCAGATTGCGGCAGCCATGATTTTACCGGCATACGACAATTTAATTTAATGTTTAAAACTTTCCAAGGTGTAACAGAATCCAGCACAAATGAAATTTTCCTGCGACCTGAAACAGCGCAAGGGATATTTGTTAACTTTAAAAATGTCCAGCGTACAATGAGAAAGAAATTACCTTTTGGAATTGCCCAAATCGGAAAAAGCTTCCGGAACGAGATCACACCTGGAAACTTTACTTTCCGTACACGCGAATTTGAGCAAATGGAGCTTGAGTTTTTCTGTAAGCCTGGTGAAGAGTTAACATGGTTTGATTATTGGAAGAACTTTGCTGAGCAATGGCTTCACTCATTAGGATTAAATAAAGAAAATTTAAGACTTCGAGACCATTCGGAGGATGAACTTTCCCATTATAGTAATGCTACAACTGATTTTGAATATAAATTCCCATTTGGCTGGGGAGAACTTTGGGGAGTAGCTTCAAGAACGGATTATGACCTGAAGCAGCATATGCAATTCTCTGGTGAGGACTTTAACTATATTGATCCAGAAACAAATGAAAGATTTATTCCGTTCTGTATTGAACCATCTCTTGGTGCAGACCGAGTAACATTAGCATTTTTAATCGATGCCTATGATGAAGAACAGCTTGAAGATGGAACCTCTAGAACTGTTATGCACTTCCACCCTGCACTAGCACCATTTAAAGCAGCAGTTCTTCCGTTGTCTAAAAAACTTTCCGAGGAAGCAAAGGAAGTGTTCCAGACATTAGCTAAGCATTTCTCCGTAGACTATGATGAAGCCGGTTCAATTGGTAAACGTTACCGAAGACATGACGAAATTGGGACACCATTCTGTATCACCTATGATTTTGACTCGAAAGAAGACAATATGGTAACAATCAGAGACCGCGACACAATGGAACAAACACGCGTACCAATCGCTGAATTAGTTACCTTTATTCAAGAAAAAATTATGTTTTAA
- a CDS encoding helix-turn-helix transcriptional regulator: protein MMVVRKIELTKRQETIIQIVKDNGPITGENIAEQLNLTRATLRPDLSILTMAGYLDARPRVGYFYTGKSGTQLLTENLQKILVRDYNSIPVLVKENVSVYDAICTMFLEDVGTLFVVDQNSLLVGVLSRKDLLRASIGKQELTALPINIIMTRMPNITMCEMDDNLIDVAKLLIDKQIDALPIVRPSENGYEVIGRITKTNITKAFVALGNG from the coding sequence ATGATGGTGGTGAGAAAAATAGAACTGACCAAACGCCAAGAAACGATCATTCAAATTGTGAAGGACAATGGACCGATTACAGGGGAGAACATTGCTGAACAGCTAAACTTAACTAGAGCAACCTTAAGACCTGATTTATCCATCCTTACAATGGCTGGATATTTAGATGCAAGACCGCGAGTGGGGTATTTTTATACAGGAAAATCAGGAACTCAGCTTTTGACTGAAAATCTCCAGAAAATACTTGTGAGAGATTATAATTCAATCCCTGTCCTCGTTAAGGAAAATGTTTCGGTTTATGATGCGATTTGTACAATGTTCCTTGAGGATGTGGGAACATTATTTGTAGTAGACCAAAACTCTCTTTTGGTGGGTGTGTTATCAAGGAAGGATCTTCTTAGAGCAAGTATTGGCAAACAAGAGCTTACCGCACTACCAATCAACATCATTATGACTAGAATGCCAAATATTACGATGTGTGAAATGGATGACAATTTAATCGATGTTGCAAAATTACTCATTGATAAACAAATTGATGCTTTACCTATCGTTAGGCCATCAGAAAATGGATATGAAGTAATTGGCAGAATTACGAAGACAAATATTACAAAAGCATTCGTGGCATTGGGTAATGGTTAA
- a CDS encoding pyruvate, water dikinase regulatory protein → MITPVIYVVSDSVGETAELVTKAAISQFNGSGMTLKRFPYVEDKEHIDEVVSLVTMDHAMIAFTLVKPDMRAYMKEKADEAGIYAVDLIGPIMDQIQIFSGKTPLCEPGLVRKLDEDYFKKVEAIEFAVKYDDGRDPRGILKADIVLIGVSRTSKTPLSQYLALKRLKVANVPLVPEVDPPEELYKVPAEKCFGLKISPQKLNNIRRERLISLGLNDQASYANIERIRDELTFFEKIVNRINCPVIDVTNKAVEETANVILNYFHKRRA, encoded by the coding sequence ATGATTACGCCTGTCATATATGTAGTTTCTGATTCAGTGGGGGAAACAGCTGAATTAGTTACAAAAGCAGCAATCAGCCAATTTAATGGGTCAGGAATGACATTGAAAAGATTCCCCTATGTTGAGGATAAGGAACATATTGATGAAGTAGTTTCACTTGTAACGATGGACCACGCTATGATCGCTTTTACGTTGGTCAAACCAGATATGCGTGCGTATATGAAGGAAAAGGCAGACGAAGCAGGAATATATGCAGTTGATTTAATAGGTCCGATTATGGACCAAATTCAAATCTTCAGCGGGAAAACTCCACTGTGTGAACCAGGACTCGTAAGAAAACTGGATGAAGATTACTTTAAAAAAGTCGAAGCCATTGAGTTTGCTGTTAAATATGATGATGGACGCGACCCAAGAGGAATACTAAAAGCTGATATCGTTTTAATCGGCGTATCTAGAACGTCAAAAACTCCGTTGTCACAATATTTAGCTTTAAAACGTTTAAAAGTTGCGAATGTACCGCTTGTTCCAGAAGTTGACCCGCCTGAGGAACTGTATAAGGTTCCTGCAGAGAAGTGCTTTGGACTTAAAATCAGCCCGCAGAAACTAAATAATATTAGGCGGGAACGGTTAATCTCTTTAGGGCTAAATGATCAGGCCAGCTACGCAAATATTGAGAGAATTCGTGATGAATTAACCTTCTTTGAAAAGATAGTAAATAGAATTAATTGTCCTGTTATTGATGTAACCAATAAGGCCGTTGAAGAAACAGCAAATGTTATTCTAAATTACTTTCATAAAAGAAGGGCGTAA